From the genome of Brassica oleracea var. oleracea cultivar TO1000 chromosome C4, BOL, whole genome shotgun sequence:
ATATAACGGGACCATAATTTTTAAAATCGAACAATTACCAATTAATATGAATGTATAATGTTATTACAAATTAATGTAAACATCCGTGCGGAAGCACATCGGAGTTGTGTTTTGTTATTGAATATGAGAGTACAACCCAACACTAAACACCAACACCAAATTTGTCTGATTATTTTAACAAAAAGAGTAGTGACGTTAGCAATGACGTGCTTACCTTATAAAATAATGGGAAAAATAATTCCTTTCTGGTTTGCTGTCCAGGATAACTTATTTTTTCTATCTAGTTTGTTGTCCAAGGTATCTTTCATTTATTTATATAGAGAACATTAGTGAACGAAACATAAAACTGAAAGAAAAATAAACAGGAGTAGAACCAGAGGGATCGAAGAATGGCAGAGAATGAGGGAAAAGTAAAGCTTCTAGGGTGTTGGGCAAGCCCTTTCAGTCGTAGGGTCGAGATGGCTCTCAAACTCAAAGGCATACCGTACGAATACTTGGAGGAAGCCTTGCCCAACAAGAGCCCTTTGCTTCTTGAGCTTAACCCGATTCACAAGAAGGTTCCGGTTCTTGTACACAACGATAAAATATTACCCGAGTCACATCTAATCCTCGAGTACATCGACCAAACATGGAGTAACAATCCAATTCTACCTCAAGATCCCTACGAGAAAGCCATGGCTCGATTCTGGGCCAAATTCATCGACGAGCAGGTATATCCAACAAAACATGCTAATTATAAATATTTCTTTTTTTTTTTTGGATCAAAGCTAATTCATAAATCTTTTTTCTTATATATTGATCTTGCAGATTCTTACTGTAGGATTCAGGTCTCTAGTAAGAGCAGAGAAGGGGAGAGAGGCTGCTATTGAAGAGGCTCGAGAAAAGTTTGCGTTTCTTGAGAAGGAAGTCACTAGAAAAAATTTCTTCGGTGGCAAGACAATCGGATTTGTGGACATGGTCGCAGGAAGTATAATCCCGTTTTGTTTGGCTCGTCTTTGGGAAGGTATGAGAATAGATGTGATTCCAGAGGACGAGTTTCCAGAGCTAAACAGATGGATCAAAAATCTGAAAGATATTGAGAGCATGAGGGAATGTATACCTCATAGAGAGAAACAAATTGAGCACATGATGAAAGTTTCCGAGCGATACAAATTGGCCTAGAAGAGAAGATCATCGTATTTCTGAAATGTTTACTATATATATATGCTTGCATGGCTTTGTTCTTTA
Proteins encoded in this window:
- the LOC106340372 gene encoding glutathione S-transferase U1-like encodes the protein MAENEGKVKLLGCWASPFSRRVEMALKLKGIPYEYLEEALPNKSPLLLELNPIHKKVPVLVHNDKILPESHLILEYIDQTWSNNPILPQDPYEKAMARFWAKFIDEQILTVGFRSLVRAEKGREAAIEEAREKFAFLEKEVTRKNFFGGKTIGFVDMVAGSIIPFCLARLWEGMRIDVIPEDEFPELNRWIKNLKDIESMRECIPHREKQIEHMMKVSERYKLA